In the genome of Bosea sp. ANAM02, the window CGGCGAGGGCATGCAGGGCCAGAACGGCCAGGGCCTGTCGCAGCGCCAGCAGGCCTTGCGCGAGCGCCTGCAGGATCTGCAGCGCCGGATGCGCGGCATGGGTGCGCCGCAGAATGGCGAGCTCGACGAGGCCGAGGACGCGATGCGCGAGGCGGAAAGCCAGCTCGGCCAGGGCCAGGGCGAGGGCGCGCTCGATGCGCAGGGGCGTGCGCTCGAAGCCCTGCGCAAGGGCGGGCAGAATCTCGCCCAGCAAATGCAGGGCCAGCCCGGCGAGGGCGAAGGCGAGGGGCAGGCTTATGGCGAGCCGGACGGGCGTCCCTCCGGCCGGCCCTCGGCGCAGCAGCGCGGCAGCGAGGATCCGCTCGGCCGGCCGCAGCGCCAGCGCGACTGGGCCGATGGCCGGGTCAAGGTGCCCGGCGCCGACGAGAGCGCGACCCAGCGGGCGCGGCGCATCCTGGAGGAGTTGCGCAAGCGGCTCGGCGATCCGCTGCGTCCGGCCGAAGAGCTGGACTATCTGGAGCGGCTTCTGCGCCGGAATTGAGCCGGGCTGTGCACTGGCGGCCAGGGTGAACCGTCATGCTCGCCCTTGTGGCGAGCATCCACGTCTTGACCACCCGCGTTGCCTGACGGAAGTCGTGGATGGTTGGGACAGGCCCGACCCTGACGATGACGTCTGATGGATGCCTCAGGCCTTCCGCCCGCCGTCGCCGCTCGCCACCAGCGCCCCGACCACGATGAGCGCGCAGGACGCTGCGAGCAGCCAGCTTGAAGGTGCATAGCCGAACAGCACGAGGATCAGCGTCGAGAGCACGGGGGCGGCATAGGAGGCGACGCCGAGCAGGGCGATGTCGCCCTGCTTCATGCCGATATCCCAGACGACGAAGGCGAGTCCGATCGAACCGAGGCCGAGGCCGAGCACGCCGCCCCATTCCACGGATGTCAGCGGCCAGAGCGTGCTCTCGAAGGCGAGATGGCAAGCGAGGGCCGGCACCGCGCAGCCCAGCATGGTCACGCAGAGGCTCTCCGAGGGCACGTTGGCGAAGCGGCGCGAGGCCACCGAATAGCTCGCCCAGACCAAGGCGCCGAGTGCGGCCAATACATGCCCGAGCGCCAGTCCGCCGCCGCTGCCGAGACCGCCGGAGACCAGCAGACCGGTCGCCACCAGCCCGATCAGCGCGCCGACGAGATGGCGGGGCTTGAGCCTGCCGCCCGGCAGCAGCGCGGCGAAGAGCACGATCAGCAGCGGCCAGAGATAATGAATCAGGTTCGCCTCGGCCGGCGGCGCGGTCTTCACGGCGGCATAATAGAGCGCGGTGTCGCCGAACGGGCCGTAGAGCCCGAGCGCGAAGGAGGCCGGCGTCGGACGGATGCGCGAGAGCTGCCCGCGCAGCGCCGTGATCGCGAGGATCAGCAGCCCGCCGATGACGAAGGTCATGGCGACGAGCTGAAAGGGCGGGACACGGCCCGACATCGCCGTGAACAGCGCCAGCGTCGACCAGAGCAGGATGGCGCAGAAGCCGATGATGGTCGCGGTGCGGGAGGTCATGAGCGGGCCGGGTATGAAGACCGCGCGGCGATAGCAGGTTTCGCCGGGCTTGCCGATGGGGACTTCTTTTCAGCTTGGCGTCATTCTCGGGCTTGACCTGAGAATCTCAGGATAGGGAGGCGCGGCAGCCTCCTCCGGCAAGAGATGCCCGGATCAAGCCCGAGCATGAGGCA includes:
- a CDS encoding EamA family transporter, whose product is MTSRTATIIGFCAILLWSTLALFTAMSGRVPPFQLVAMTFVIGGLLILAITALRGQLSRIRPTPASFALGLYGPFGDTALYYAAVKTAPPAEANLIHYLWPLLIVLFAALLPGGRLKPRHLVGALIGLVATGLLVSGGLGSGGGLALGHVLAALGALVWASYSVASRRFANVPSESLCVTMLGCAVPALACHLAFESTLWPLTSVEWGGVLGLGLGSIGLAFVVWDIGMKQGDIALLGVASYAAPVLSTLILVLFGYAPSSWLLAASCALIVVGALVASGDGGRKA